The following are from one region of the Nicotiana tomentosiformis chromosome 7, ASM39032v3, whole genome shotgun sequence genome:
- the LOC138895308 gene encoding putative zinc finger protein CONSTANS-LIKE 11 — MLDKWSLYVTFVRVVKAVVYYTSDLARLCLDCDGLCCDSNGNGCRGTGHRCQKLNYYSDYPSSNEFAKIWFGVGEMRDSNFRGNELSSLVTTPSLPIPSNLTYLTPFNGDSVSLFPDESSLPKLGCSNIKDLGFQGGDNLAEAIDLMMQH; from the exons ATGTTAGATAAATGGAGCCTCTATGTGACTTTTGTGAGGGTAGTGAAGGCAGTGGTGTATTACACGTCAGATTTAGCAAGGCTTTGTTTGGATTGTGATGGATTG TGCTGTGATTCCAATGGAAATGGTTGTAGGGGTACAGGACATCGATGCCAGAAGTTGAATTATTATAGTGATTATCCTTCGTCTAATGAGTTTGCTAAGATTTGGTTTGGAGTTGGTGAAATGCGTGATAGTAAT TTTAGAGGAAATGAATTAAGCTCCTTGGTTACTACTCCATCTCTACCCATCCCTTCTAATCTCACTTACTTGACACCCTTCAATGGAGATTCAGTATCTCTCTTCCCAGATGAATCTAGTCTCCCAAAG CTAGGTTGTTCCAATATTAAGGATCTTGGATTTCAAGGAGGAGATAATCTCGCAGAAGCTATTGACTTGATGATGCAACATTGA